The bacterium genome has a segment encoding these proteins:
- a CDS encoding transposase family protein, with the protein MGYKSDRIDVVSRFGFSYAFPRLSSRSAREFMEKLLEVSTFAVRCVQTDNGSEFAGEFEDFLRNKGIIHFYTHPKRPQENGYVE; encoded by the coding sequence CTGGGATATAAGAGTGATAGAATAGATGTTGTCTCAAGATTTGGTTTCTCTTACGCTTTCCCGAGATTATCAAGCAGGAGCGCGAGGGAATTTATGGAGAAACTCTTGGAGGTATCCACCTTCGCTGTGAGGTGTGTTCAAACGGATAACGGGAGCGAGTTCGCGGGAGAATTTGAAGATTTTCTCAGGAATAAGGGTATTATCCATTTCTACACCCATCCAAAGAGACCGCAAGAGAACGGTTATGTGGAGTGA
- a CDS encoding HEAT repeat domain-containing protein yields the protein MDRIKNALSDDDPDGRQAMVNALAWKKDEAMKELLLSLKNDTNLVVKLAVARALIGYEDPQAFDIVISILKDKEVNHWQKREAILLIYTWKEKSKAKFKDKRFVEPLIELLKEEERREEKLYTDDLLGLLGETGDPSAVKFIAHQLYNRDENIRRRALHSLFEIGALKEVVNDLIYVTKNDESSSLRIIALKYLSKVNNAEAVNAIVDAVKYDPDDGVRMEAAEILVNLRSPYAVENLAKFLMSCKDEHLIKKIAWALKITDLKRASEVIIPYLKEKDAKVKKSAAEALGYLESPYGVEELLELMIDENKEVREAARGALKKIAHNDYGEDVGKWRIWWEDSRDFLLKLK from the coding sequence TTGGACAGAATCAAGAATGCACTATCCGATGATGACCCCGATGGTAGGCAGGCTATGGTTAACGCATTGGCTTGGAAAAAGGACGAAGCTATGAAAGAGCTTCTGCTTTCTTTAAAAAACGACACAAACTTAGTAGTCAAGTTAGCTGTTGCTCGTGCATTAATAGGATATGAAGACCCACAAGCCTTTGATATCGTTATCTCCATCCTCAAAGACAAAGAGGTAAATCACTGGCAAAAAAGAGAAGCGATTCTTCTAATCTACACATGGAAGGAGAAAAGCAAGGCGAAATTCAAGGATAAGAGATTTGTTGAGCCACTGATAGAGCTTTTGAAAGAGGAAGAGAGGAGAGAAGAAAAGCTCTACACCGATGACCTCTTGGGTCTATTAGGAGAAACAGGGGACCCTTCAGCAGTTAAATTCATCGCTCATCAATTATATAACAGAGACGAGAACATAAGAAGAAGAGCGCTCCACTCCCTCTTTGAAATCGGTGCTCTCAAAGAGGTCGTCAATGATTTGATATATGTTACCAAAAACGACGAAAGTTCATCTTTAAGAATAATCGCCTTGAAGTATTTAAGCAAAGTAAATAATGCAGAAGCGGTTAACGCTATAGTAGATGCGGTTAAATACGACCCCGATGACGGAGTGCGAATGGAAGCTGCCGAGATATTGGTTAACTTACGCTCTCCCTATGCTGTAGAGAATCTTGCTAAATTCCTAATGAGTTGTAAGGATGAACACTTAATAAAGAAAATTGCTTGGGCTTTGAAAATTACGGACCTCAAAAGAGCCTCAGAGGTCATAATTCCCTATCTCAAGGAGAAGGATGCCAAGGTGAAAAAATCAGCGGCGGAGGCGCTCGGCTATCTTGAGTCTCCCTATGGAGTGGAGGAATTGCTTGAATTGATGATTGATGAGAACAAGGAGGTTAGGGAAGCGGCAAGAGGGGCATTGAAGAAGATTGCTCACAACGATTACGGCGAGGATGTGGGGAAATGGCGCATATGGTGGGAAGACAGCAGAGATTTTCTCCTAAAGCTGAAGTAA
- a CDS encoding HEAT repeat domain-containing protein, which produces MKNANAEVGLDNSVDCDAVLEINVQGKPLWGYYRGDLLLFTPFKKEEIPRVRVYFEEEESAVEIRANVEIKKMPTPWSPPEVFNPAVKPFEPINLLYAGAMLSGEISLKGKNGKIVKEKFQGYIAPPEYLSWWDLDKDPPYTPEKAPFLFAFLEKGSFPDNLAKFVGKFFGVEVLIPASGEMTWELDEVAKRAIGEFGKGALDCLIKALNNPNKLVRKNVVELLGWLNDKRAIPYLIKALADSGLKEYAARSLGRLKAKEAVDDLARIALNTEISDDIRKSAVIALGEIGGKKAVQTLWELTKDSPSKESLWDSLYLHALFGLANARESKAVKYLKEAWRDTHGDERVALALSKIGTPALETLIELLNDATVRADNRKYIAYALEELRGPRVVNALISSLRENAYSFSQYVGWALVKIVYNSITFGTPLVIKFAYIR; this is translated from the coding sequence TTGAAGAACGCCAACGCGGAAGTTGGGCTTGACAATTCCGTTGATTGCGATGCGGTTCTGGAAATAAATGTCCAAGGCAAGCCCCTATGGGGCTACTATAGGGGCGATTTGCTATTGTTCACTCCTTTTAAAAAAGAGGAGATTCCAAGGGTTAGGGTGTATTTTGAAGAAGAGGAAAGCGCGGTAGAAATAAGGGCTAATGTAGAGATTAAAAAGATGCCGACACCTTGGTCGCCTCCTGAGGTCTTCAATCCCGCCGTGAAACCATTTGAACCCATCAATCTCCTTTATGCAGGGGCTATGCTAAGTGGAGAGATAAGTTTAAAGGGAAAGAATGGGAAAATTGTTAAGGAGAAATTTCAAGGCTATATAGCACCTCCTGAATATTTATCTTGGTGGGATTTAGACAAGGACCCTCCCTATACGCCGGAGAAGGCGCCGTTTCTGTTTGCCTTTTTAGAAAAAGGTTCCTTCCCCGATAATTTGGCGAAATTCGTTGGGAAATTCTTCGGGGTTGAGGTCCTTATACCAGCTTCAGGTGAGATGACATGGGAACTTGACGAAGTCGCCAAAAGAGCTATTGGGGAATTCGGGAAAGGGGCTCTGGACTGCTTAATCAAAGCCTTAAATAATCCTAACAAACTTGTCAGAAAGAACGTAGTGGAATTGTTAGGGTGGCTAAATGATAAAAGGGCAATTCCCTATCTAATCAAAGCTTTGGCAGATAGCGGTTTAAAGGAGTATGCAGCTCGCTCTTTGGGAAGGCTTAAGGCAAAGGAAGCGGTTGACGATTTAGCAAGGATTGCGTTAAACACTGAGATAAGCGATGATATTCGTAAATCTGCAGTAATTGCTCTCGGTGAAATAGGTGGCAAAAAGGCGGTTCAAACCCTTTGGGAATTAACGAAAGATTCTCCCAGCAAAGAGAGCCTATGGGATTCTCTCTACTTACACGCGCTATTTGGTTTGGCTAACGCAAGGGAAAGCAAGGCTGTGAAATACCTTAAGGAAGCATGGCGAGATACACATGGAGACGAAAGAGTGGCGTTAGCTCTCTCTAAAATCGGGACCCCTGCCTTAGAAACCCTAATAGAACTTTTAAATGATGCTACTGTGCGAGCGGACAATAGAAAATACATAGCTTATGCTCTAGAAGAGCTTAGGGGGCCAAGAGTTGTGAACGCACTGATTTCGTCTTTAAGGGAGAATGCATATAGCTTTTCTCAATATGTGGGATGGGCACTTGTCAAGATTGTGTATAATTCCATAACATTTGGGACTCCTTTGGTTATTAAATTCGCATATATCCGTTGA